One region of Chitinivorax sp. B genomic DNA includes:
- a CDS encoding DUF2199 domain-containing protein encodes MQRSPLFGHTPDTLCRSSSMTGFHCATCGQYHDEFPMCFGPSAPELWYRLPPEEREARALLSSDQCMIDEQHFFVLGRILIPVIDSPEPFVWLAWVSLSDHNFHRVCELWETEGREQEPPYFGWLQSALPYTTPTLSLKTHLHTMPLGERPLIELELTDHPLAQDQHRGITLARAQQMAEAVLHGQRI; translated from the coding sequence ATGCAGCGGTCTCCCCTATTTGGTCATACTCCTGACACCCTTTGCAGATCATCCTCTATGACTGGTTTCCACTGCGCCACTTGTGGTCAATATCATGACGAATTCCCCATGTGTTTCGGTCCCAGTGCGCCGGAGCTGTGGTACAGGCTTCCACCCGAAGAACGGGAAGCACGCGCCCTGCTGTCTTCTGATCAATGCATGATTGATGAGCAGCATTTCTTTGTGCTGGGCCGTATCCTGATTCCGGTTATCGATAGCCCGGAGCCCTTTGTTTGGTTGGCCTGGGTATCTCTAAGTGACCACAATTTCCATCGAGTATGTGAGCTATGGGAAACGGAAGGACGCGAACAGGAACCGCCCTACTTTGGGTGGCTACAAAGCGCACTACCGTACACAACACCAACACTCAGCCTGAAAACACATCTGCACACCATGCCGTTGGGAGAACGCCCGTTGATCGAACTGGAATTGACCGATCACCCCCTGGCCCAGGATCAACACCGGGGTATCACATTGGCACGTGCCCAGCAGATGGCTGAAGCGGTATTACATGGACAACGGATATGA